TACCGGGCATTGGCCACGCGTGCGGGCACAACGTGATCGCGGCGAGCGCGCTCGGCGCGGCGGTCGGTGCAGCGGCCGTCGCGGATGACGTCGGGCTGACCGTCTCGGTCATCGGGACTCCTGCCGAGGAGGGCGGAGGGGGAAAGATCTTCCTCCTCGAACGGGGCGCGTTCGACGGTCAGCACCTCGCCATGATGGCTCATCCCGCGCCGTACGACATCATCGATCCGGTCATCATCGCCGCGGTGACCATGGACGTGCGCTACACCGGCAAGGAGTCTCATGCCGCGGCGGCCCCCGAGCTGGGCATCAACGCCGCGGACGCGCTGACCGTTGCGCAAACGGCGATCGGGCTGCTGCGTCAGCACATCCGCGCGAGTGACCGCGTGCACGGGATCATCACCCGCGGCGGCGACGCCCCGAACATCGTGCCCGCGCACACCGAGGCGCGCTACATGGCGCGCGCCGAAACGCTGGAGTCGCTGGGCGACATCCAGACCCGTGTGCTCCGCTGCTTCGAGGCGGGCGCGCTGGCCACAGGGGCGACCCTCGAGGTGGCCAACGTGCACCCCCCATACGCCCACATGGTGCACGACCGCGCCCTCGCGGCGGCGTATCGCGCCAATGCAGAGGCCGTCGGGCGCAAGTTCTCCGACCTGGGCGCGGAACGCGCGCGGTTCGCGGCATCCACGGACATGGGCAATGTCTCCCTGGCCCTCCCCGCAATCCATCCCATGGTAGGAATCGGGTCGCTGCCCGCGGTGAATCACCAGCCGGAGTTCGCTGCCCACTGTGTGACATCGGAGGCGGATCGGGCATTGATGGACAGCGCCATCGCCCTGGCGTGGACGGCTATTGACGGCGCCACCGACGCCGCGCTGCGCGATCGGCTGATGAGGCCCACGGGCGGGCGCCGATAGCCGACGCGAGTCCATGGATCCGCGAATCGATTCCCCGTCACCCGTCGATGCGACCGTTGCGCCGCCTTCAATCCGAGAGGTAGTGGCCGTCTTCCTCAAGCTCGGGTGCATCGCGTTCGGGGGGCCCGCGGCCCACATCGCCATGATGCGCGATGAGATCGTGCGGCGGCGCCGGTGGGTGACCGATCAGGAATTTCTCGACCTGTTGGGAGCCGCCAACCTCATCCCGGGCCCCAGCTCAACCGAGCTGGCCATCTTTCTCGGCTATCGGCGCATTGGAATCGTCGGGCTCCTCTTGGCCGGCGTCTGTTTCATCCTGCCGGCGATGCTGCTCGTTCTGTCAATCGCCTGGGTGTACGTCCGGGTGGGCGCGACACCGCAAGCGCAGTGGCTGCTCTATGGGATCAAACCCGTCATCGTCGCGATCATCGTGCAGGCGCTATGGGCCTTGGGCAAGACCGCGGTGAAGAGCCTGCCCCTCGCGGTGATCGGCGGCGCGGTTCTCGCGCTGTACATCGCCGGCGCGAACGCGATCGCGCTGCTTGTCGGAAGCGGCATCGGGTATCTGGCGCTCCAGCAGCGGTTCCGCTCATCGGCGTTCGTCGCGCTTCCAGTGCCCGTTTCGACGGCGCTGCTCCAGCAGCCCGTGCCATCCGGAGCGGGGCCCGTTGGCCTCGTTCTCCTCTTCTTTAGCTTCTTGAAGCTCGGCGCCGTTGTTTTCGGGAGCGGCTACGTCCTTCTCGCATTCCTGCGGTCCGAATTCGTCAGCGGTCTCCGGTGGCTCACGGACCAGCAGATTCTGGACGCGGTGGCGGTGGGCCAATTTACGCCCGGACCGGTCTTTACCACAGCGACGTTTCTCGGCTACCTTCTGGCGGGTCTACCCGGCGCGGTCCTTGCAACCATTGGAATCTTCTTGCCGGGATTTCTCCTGGTCGGCCTCATCTACCCGCTGGTTCCGCGGGTCCGCGGCTCCGGGTGGGCGCGCGCGTTTCTCGACGGCGTGAACGTCGCTGCCATCGGGCTGATGATCGGCGTCACCTGGGACCTCGGTCGGGCGTCCCTGGTGGACCCAGTCACCGTCGGCCTCGCGCTCGCCGCGGCGGCCGTCCTGATCCGCTTCCGCGTCAATTCCGCGTGGCTCGTGGCCTCGGGCGGCGGCGTGGGGGTCGTGAGCCACCTCCTCTTCCTCGGTCACTGACCCGCATCACGTGTCGTGGGGCGTGCGGCTGGTCTCGATCTTGATCGCGGATATACTCGCGCCAAAGCTGCGGCGATACTCCCTGGGATCGGGCGAGGGCCGTGAAGTTCGACTACTACGTGCTGAACACCTACGTGCCGTCGGTGGACGGCGATGGCCCGGACATCTATGCGAAGTGGCTCGAGCAGGTGGTCATGGCGGAGGATCTGGGTTTCGAATGCGCGTGGTTCACCGAGCACCACTTCGGTCGTTTTGGCGGAATGCTGCCAAGCCCCGGGCTCTTGATTTCGTCGCTTGCCCAGCGAACGGTTCGCATGAGACTGGGGACCGCGGTCGTTCTCCTGCCTGTTCATCACCCCGTGCACGTCGCGGAGGAGCTAGCGGAGCTGGACATCTTGACCGCGGGACGGCTGAACGTTGGTGTGGGGCGGGGGATGGCGTCGCAGCCGTACCGCGTCTTCGGCACCGATCCCGCCCTTGCGCAGGAGAAGCTCGAGGAGCAGGTGGAAATTCTCCTCGGCGCCTGGACCACCACGCCGTTTCGTTGGCTTGGCAAGTACTACCAGGTCCCGGATCCCATCACCGTGCGTCCGACCCCGCTTCAAAAACCGCATCCACCATTGTGGATGCCGGCCAGCTCGGATGTGGAGCACGCCCGCTGGATTGGGCGCCACGGCGCAAACCTGATGACGCTCCCCTGGCTCCAGGGCTTCGACGTGACCCGCCGCGTGATCGACGCGTACCGCGCCGGACTGAGCGAAGGAGGCGTCGGAACGCGGGAACGCCAGGTGCTGAGCTACCTGCCGATCTATGTCGGCGCGACCGAACGAGCAGCCGCCGAGGAATCGGAACGCTTCTGGCGCGGATTCAGCGAGGTTGCCGACGAAGAGCGCGGCAGACCGGCGCCAAATCCAATGTCGTTCGCACATCTCGTCGCCGAGAGCCGCCTGATCTTCGGCGACTCTGTCCACTGCCGCGATCACATCGCGCGAATCGCGGCGGAGCTGTCGGTTGATCGTCTGGCCCTCATGTTCCATTTCGGAGGGATGCCGCAGCCGCTGGCTCTCGCATCGATGCGGCGTTTCGCGTCCGAGGTCGCACCGGCCTTTTCCGGCAGCTCATCGGAGAGCTAATCGGCATGTCGGATGAGCTTTGGCGCCAGATCCTGCTGCTCTGCGGCGAGGGGGTGGTCATCGTGGCCGCCCTGCTCCTCATGTTCCACCTCCGCGCCCTATTCGGACTGGTTCCCGTCTACATTGCCGTTGCGACCATTTATCAGCTCGCCAACTTGACCGCATCGTCGGTGTACATCCAGATCCGACCCGATTTGGTGCTCAGCCCGGGCTCAGTGGTCATCTTCCCCGCAGTCCTCGTGGTGGTGCTGCTCCTGTACATCCGGGAGGACGCGGAGGAGGCCAGGAAGCTGATCTACGGGCTTCTGGCTGGCGATCTGGTCGCCGCTCTCCTGGGCCTCCTCATCGCCCAACACTTTCACAGCTCGCTGTTCGTCAATCCTCAGGCTGTTCCCATGGGCGTGTTCCTTCAGCAGCCACGGATCCTCATCGTCGGCACACTCGCTCTGTTCGCCGATACGGTCCTCATCATCCTCGTGTACGAGTCCCTATCGCGGACGGTCTTTCGGTCGATGTTCGTTCAGATTTCGGCTTCCCTGGTCATCGTGCTGCTGTTCGATACGGTGCTCTTCGTCACCGGGACCTTCGTCGAGACTCCGAGCTACGTCCCGATCTTGGTGTCCGATGCGATCGGAAAGGCCGCGGCGGGAGTGTTCTACGCGGTCCCGGTGACCCTGTACGTCCGTCACTTCGAGCCGGCCGCGCGCAGCGCCGCCACGATCCGCCTCAGTCTCGTCGATCTGTTCGAGCGTCTTACCTATCGACAGCGGTACGAAGCGTTACGGGTCGAGCTGACGCGCGACTGGCTGACTGGCGTGTACAACCGCGCGTTCTTCGACGATACATCGGAGCTCCTCGCAGCGGGCTCGCGGCGGTCGGGCCGACCGTTCGCGATCCTCATGATCGACGTGGACGACTTCAAGCAGATCAACGACACGTTTGGGCATCGAACAGGCGACCGGGTGCTCCAGAGCGTCGCGGCCAGCATTCGCGCCAATTGCCGCCCGTCCGATCTCGTTTGCCGCTATGGCGGGGAGGAATTCACCGTGCTCCTGCCGGACGCCAACCTGGCCGATGGGATTAGCATCGCGGGGCGGCTGGGGCCGGCAGTCACATCGGCGTTGGCGAACGACGACGAGCGCTGGGTGGCTCGGCCGGTGACGGTCACCGTGGGCATCGCGTGTTTTCCCGCCGATGCCAGCACGGTGGAAGAAGTTCTGCAAATCGCCGACCGACGGATGTACGAGGGCAAACAGCTGGGGCGCAATCGCATCGTCCCCGAGCGTCCGGTGACCGCTCCGACGGCACAGCGCGAAATTGACCAGATCCACGGCGACGCCACGCAGCCGAAACCGCACCACTGACGGGGAGCCTGTCCCGAGCTTCCGCGGACGGGGCTTACGGCCCCCCGGCTGGAGTCGGCTGCACGCCCCACCAGCCTGGATGCGACGCGATTGAAGCGGGTACAACCAAGGGCGACCGGAGGGGCGATGTTTCCCATTGACGAGATCCAGGCCGTGTACGGCGCGATCGGCGACGAGGGCTTTCGCGCGCTCGTCGAGGCGTTTTATCGGCGTGTGGAGAACGATCCGCTCCTACGTCAGATATTCCCCGCCGACCTCGCCGAGGGGCGCGAGCGGCAGTATCTCTTTCTCCGCCAGTACTTCGGGGGTCCCGCCGAGTATTCGGCGCGTTATGGACACCCGCAGCTCCGGCGGCGCCACCTCCCGTTCGCCATCACACGCGCGGCTCGCGACGTGTGGCTCGGCCACATGCTGGCGGCGATCGATGAAGTCGCGATTCCTGAACCGCACGCGAGTCTCATGCGCCGTTACTTCGAGCGGTTCTCGCTTGACATGATCAATCGGGACGACGCCGGAGCGGTCGCGCCCCTCACAGCCGGTCCCGCCATGATCGGTGTCCTCGGAAGGAACCATCAGGGCGATCGAATCGAGTAATCGACCGCCCGGCTAGCTGCTCGGCTTCCCGCCCTCGCCGCCGAACCATCGGGTCAGCAAACGGTCGTACGTGCCATTTTCCCGCAGCCGGAGGAGCGCCTCGTTGACGGGCTTTCGCAACGGACTCGCGTTGGGAAAGAGGATCCCGTAGCTCTCCTTGCGGAAGACGGACCCCGCCACCTGCACTTTGCCATTGCCCTCGTGGGATGCGTAATACTGCAGGATCGGAGCGTCGTACACAATCGCCTCGGCGTCCCCCCGTTCGAGCGTTTGAATCGCCTCGTCGACCGTCGCGAATTCGCTGGCTGTAATGTTGTGCAGCTTTAGGTACTCCGCCGAGGTGCTTCCCGCGACCGTCGCGACGCGCTTGCCCGGCAGATCGTCGGGCCCCTGGATGTCCGTCCGGAGCTGCGAGACGGTGAGGGAGGACGTGACCGACGCGGTGAAGTAGGCGATGAACACGACCGCGACGAACATCCACAGGGCAGACACGACGCGGGCGACCGCGCTTTTCGGCCATAGCTCGGCCTGGGTCGCGAGGGCCGAGATGGACCAAAAGATCGCGTCGAAGATGGCGGGGAAGTAGCGTCGGCCCGAAAATACGCCGTCCTCCCTCCGCCGCTCGAAGAACCAGACGATGTTCCCAGACACCAGGACGCCGGCCACGACGAACGCCAGGATCGCGAGAAACTCGGGTGTGAAGATGGCGTCGACGATCCGGAGGACGCCTCCCGCGGCGTGCCCTTGCTGTGGGACAAGGATCTGCAGGCCAGCGTCGAACATGGGCTGAGAGAAGTCCCAGGCGCGCTCGCGATCTTCCGTGATGGAAATCGCGGAGATCGCCAGGTCGGCCTCCCCATCTTGCGTGGCCTCGAGCAGGTCGTTGACCGTTGGTTTCGTGATGTATTCCGTGCGAGCACCGAGCTGGCCGGCGATCTCCTGCCACAGGTCGATGCTGAATCCGGTGAGGCTCCCCCCCTCTTCATAAACGAACGGCTTCACCACGCGGGTCGCGACGCGCAGCGTTTGCGGCTGCGACTGCGCGTGGATCTGCGCGGGAATGAGGACGAAAAGGAGCACGGTCGCGGCGGCAATCCATTTCACCGGCTGGACGTCCTCTCTGCAGGATGGTTCCGCGGCGCGGCGTTGTGCCCGGTGGATCTGGCCATAACGGATCCGGATGGCCCGATTCCACGTCCCCTGCCCAGCAGGAGACCAGCATTCGCGCGCGGGTGCCGATGCTGGACGCTCGCGGGTCAGGATGCTTCGCGGGCCGCGATCGCCTCGTTATACAGAACTCGCACCTGGGGGTCTTCCAGGTCGTAGTCCAGCTGATGTCCGCCTTCCTCGCGCACGCTGGTGTAGACGAGCGCGCGCCCGTCGGCCCTCGTCGCGGGCAATCCGGGCCCCGTCGGGATGTACCGGACCGGCACGTTACCGGTATTGAAGTGCTGGTGCCACCAGCCGCTTGGTGGCGAGTAGACGGTCCCCTCGGTGAAGTCGACGCGAGCAACGCGGTCGGCCTTTCCGTCGGCCCACGGGTGCCAGCCCAGCTCCGGGGGCCACATGAGGGTGAATCCTTGGCCCTGCGCAATGTAGATCTGGACGCCGCCCTCGTGCCAGTGGGCGGTCGTGTACGTGCCCACGGGATATTCGGCGGCAAAGGTGAGCATGCGGTTACGCCCGAGTCGGAGGTAGCGGCGCGCGAATCCCTCTCCTCTGCTGGCTCCTGCCGGCGGCAGATCGAGGCTGATGGCTTTGAAGTCGGGAATGAAGTTGTTCTGGTACACGATCTCGCCATACGGAAGCTGCGCTGGCCTCGGAGCGGTGCTGAAGTAGTCCGCTTCCGACATGTAGCGGTCACGAAAGGCGAATCGCTCGCCGTAGACGAACTCGGTGCTCTGAAAGAGGTTGATGATGAGCGGCGCGTTGGTGACGGCGAAGTAGCGCGCCGGTTCGTCGGACAGGTTCACGAAGCGGTGCCACACACTGAGCGGCAGGACCAGCATGCTATCGGGCTGCCATTCGACGACGCGCCGCTGCTCGCCCGTGCGCCAAAACTCCGTACAGCCGTGGCCCGACAGGATGTACACGACAGCCTCGAAGAGGTGCACCTCGGGCTGGAGCGTGCCGCGGGCGGGAATCTCGCACACGTAGGATCCCGTTTGGTCTTCCGCGCCCCGCAGTCGGAGGTACGCGCCCTCTCCGCCAAGGCGCGCCCATGGCCCAAGCTCCACCCGGCGAACATCCTGCACGAAGAGGCCGGTGTGAACGGGCACGCCTTCCTGGACGAGCCACGAGGAGTAGCTTTCGCGCGGAGCTTCTGTCGGTATCCCGGACGGCTGTCTCGCTCCGTTCTCCTGGCTGGCGTTGTCGGTCTGCAGCTCCACGGTTCCTCCTCCGTCTCGGCGTCTCCCCATCATACCCGGGACGACTCGATGGCAGGCTCGTCACGCGGTGGGCACCCGACCCAAGGGTGCCGGACAGGCTACAATGCGGTGACGTGCCAGGATCCGGGCCACCGCGCGACGCGCGCATTGCCGTGGCGCGCCGGGCCTTTTGGCCGGCGATCTCGCTGAATGAGGGGTGAACCAATGCTCACGCGTGAGGAAAATGACCTGCTCACTCGCGTTGGCCCCGGTACTCCCATGGGAGACCTGCTCCGCCGGTACTGGCAGCCCGTGTGCGTGGCCGGCGAGCTCACAGCCGATCACCCGGTCAAGCGCGTGCAGGTGCTGGGCGAAGAGCTCGTGGCTTTTCGTGACTCTACTGGCCGGTACGGGCTCCTCGGTGAGCACTGCTCTCACCGCGGAACGTCGCTGTACTATGGGTTCCTCGAGGACGGGGGTCTCCGTTGCCCCTACCACGGCTGGCTCTACGACGCGAGTGGACGGTGCATCGAGCAGCCGTTCGAGCCAGCGCAGTCCATGATGAAGCACACGATCCGGCATCCCGCCTACCCGGTGGAGACGCTCGGCGGACTCTTGTTCGCCTACATGGGGCCGCCTGAGACGAAGCCGCTGCTCCCCCGCTGGGACGTGCTCGTGTGGGAGGACGGCCAACGAACGATCCGCCTGCAAGAGACGCTCGAGTGCAACTGGCTGCAAGCCCAGGAGAACTCGGCAGATGTTACGCACACGTATTTCCTGCATGCCCATACGCTGAAGTTGAGGGGTCTCAAAGGAGGCGACTATTTCTATCGCCCCTTTGAGCAATATGGGTTCCAGCCGTTCGAGTTCGGGCTGATCAAGACGTGGCGCTACGCGGCGGACGGGCGTCTCAGCGCCGAAGTGGGTGGAGGGAACCCGCTGATCTTCCCCAATATCCTTCGTCAGCAATCCGGTGCCTGGCACAACATGCATTGGCGCGTGCCCATCGACGACACCCGCACGAACATCATCGTGGTGAATTTCCGACGCAACGTGGACGGGCATCGAGAGGAACAACCAGAATTCCCGCCGGTCGAGTTTACGCCCGAGACGTTGCCGAACGGCGAGTACGCCATGGACTCCTTCTTTGGACAGGACAAGATGGCGTGGGAAACGCAAGGCCGCATCGTGGACCGCAGCGCCGAGCATATCGGAGCGTCGGACCACGGCATCGCCCTCGTCCGCCGGATGCTGCTGGAACAGATCAAGGTGGTCCAGCAGGGCGGCGATCCGATGGGCACCATTCGCGATCCCGAGCGGAACCGGATCGTGGAGCTGCCCGGCTGGTTCGTGATGGACAGCCAGGACATCCTGGAGGGGCGAAGCGCCACAGGGCGCGAGCTGGTCTCGAGCGACGGGGTTTTTGACGATCGGTACGTGGCATATGACGTGCCCGTGGGAGCCGCCCGTGTCCCGCGAGCGGGATCATGAGGACCGCCACCTTGGAATGGTCCGATCCGGCATTGGGCGGCGCTACCCATGCGTGACTGGGAAACTCAGCTCACCTCCGCCGACCGCGAGCTGTACCAGCGGAACCTCTATGGAGCGCGGCAGCAATTCCGGTCTCGCCCGGCCCTGCTGGTCGTCGACGTCACCCGGTCCTTCGTCGGCAGCGGCAGGATGCCGATCCTTGAGGCTGTTGAGGAGTATCCGACGAGCTGCGGGGAGCGGGGCTGGGACGCGCTCCCGCGAATCCGGGACCTGCTCGACTCTGCACGCCGAGCCCATATCCCGATCATTTACACGCGGGCGGCCGATTTTTTGCGTCCCTTCGCCGCAAGCACCACCAAAAGCGTGAACCCTGAGGCGCAGTACACGGACGAGCACGCGCAGGACTTTCCGGAGCTGATTGCGCCGCGGGCAAGCGATCTCGTGATCGACAAGGCGAAGGCGAGCGCCTTTTTTGGCACTCCATTGGAGATATGCCTGCGGCATATGGGCGTCGATTCCCTGCTCGTGGCGGGCACCACGACGTCGGGGTGCGTGCGGGCATCCGTCGTCGATGCGCACTCGTTTGGGTTCACCGTCTTCGTCGTCGAGGAGTGCTGCTTCGACCGCTTCGAGAGCGCCCACCGGGCAAACCTCTTCGATATGAACGCCAAATACGCGACGGTCATTGGCTTGCGCGAGGCGATCGAATACCTCGACACGGTGCTTGAACGCGCCTGAGAAGTATCTGTATGCTGACGCCGAGCCGGCGTCTCGGCCTGGGGTTCGGTGCTGCAAACGACGCATGTTGCGCCCTATTCGGACCTGCGTGAGTTCATAGCTGCCCTTGACGCCCACGGCAAGCTGTACCGCGTGGATCGGGCCATCGATAAAGACCGAGAGCTGCACCCGCTCGTCCGCTGGCAGTATCGGGGCGGGATCCCCGAGGGCGAACGTCGCGCATTCCTCTTTCGCAACGTCGTCGATGCAACGGGTCGACGGTATCGGGGCTCCGTGCTCGTCGGTGGTCTCGCGGGGTCTTCGGAGATCTACGCGATCGGGCTGCAGTGCCGACCAGACGAGGTCGCGGATCGGTGGAACGCGGCGATGAGTCGCCCGATTGCGCCGGAATTGGCGCCTTCCGGCCCGGTCCAGGAGGAGGTCCACGCCGGCGACGGCCTACTCGGCCACGGCGGCCTCCTGGAGTTTCCCGTCCCCATTTCTACGCCCGGTTACGACATCGGCGCGTACATTACGGCCGGCCATTGGGTCACGAAGGACCCCGACACCGGGCAGCGCAACGTCGGGAATTATCGCGGCCTCATCAAAGGACCAAGCCTGTGCGGGCTTTTCGTTGGAAATCCACAGGATCTCGCGCGCCACTGGGAGAAGTGCCGCAAGCGCGGCGCGCCCCTTGAAGTCGCGGTCGTCGTCGGCGCCGTACCGGCTCTGTCGTACACCGCTGCCCAAAAAGTGCCGCCGGACATGGACGAGCTCTCGCTGGCAGGCGGGCTCATGGGTGAGCCGATCCCGATCGTCAAATGCCAAACCGTCGATCTCGAGGTGCCCGCGACGGCTGAGATCGTGCTGGAGGGCCGCGTCTCGACCGAATACCTGGAGGAAGAAGGCCCGTTCGGCGAGTCGATGGGCTACGTCGACCTCCGCACACTCAGCCCATTTATGGAGCTGACCGCGGTGACCCACCGGCGTGATCCCGTCTGGGTTTCCATCCTGAGCCAGGTGACGCCGAGCGAAAGCTCGAAGATCAAGGGAATGAGCATGCCCACGCTCATCCATCGCTATCTGACGAATCGATTGCCACGGGCCGGTGTGCTCGAGGTCTCCCTGATGGAGCCTTTAGTCAACCTTCGTCCGTACGTGGTCGTGCGCATGCAAAAACAGACCGATGATGACCCGTGGGACGTGCTCACCGCGATTCTCGACTATGGAGACCGCGTTGGGAAGTTCGTCGTGGCGGTCGACGAAGATATCAACCCGCACGATCCGGTCGCGGTGACGTGGGCCATCACGCACCGATCACAGCCGCATCGCGACGTGCGCATCGTAAAGGACCGACCGTTTGGGGCGACGCCTATTGGGACGGTGCTGAGTCACCCGTCGAGTAGGTACGATAGCCAGGAGTCGTCCCTTCTCATCGACGCGACGCGCAAAGCAGACTTCCCACCGGTGTCGCTCCCCAAGCGGGAATACATGGAGCGTGCACGCGAGATTTGGGACGAGCTTGGTCTCCCGCAGGTGTCCCCAGAACCGCCCTGGCACGGCTATTCCCTCGGCCTATGGCCCGAGGAGCTGGACGAAGAGGCCGCGCGGGCAGCCGCGGGCGCGCACGAACAGGTCGCGCAAGAGTTGCGGTCCACGCGCG
The nucleotide sequence above comes from Chloroflexota bacterium. Encoded proteins:
- a CDS encoding M20 family metallopeptidase, which encodes MDAKAGARTAIERVEDRLINLSHRIHAEPELGFEELRASAWLTDALTDFGFTVETGVGDLPTAFIARRGDGPLHVAICAEYDALPGIGHACGHNVIAASALGAAVGAAAVADDVGLTVSVIGTPAEEGGGGKIFLLERGAFDGQHLAMMAHPAPYDIIDPVIIAAVTMDVRYTGKESHAAAAPELGINAADALTVAQTAIGLLRQHIRASDRVHGIITRGGDAPNIVPAHTEARYMARAETLESLGDIQTRVLRCFEAGALATGATLEVANVHPPYAHMVHDRALAAAYRANAEAVGRKFSDLGAERARFAASTDMGNVSLALPAIHPMVGIGSLPAVNHQPEFAAHCVTSEADRALMDSAIALAWTAIDGATDAALRDRLMRPTGGRR
- the chrA gene encoding chromate efflux transporter is translated as MDPRIDSPSPVDATVAPPSIREVVAVFLKLGCIAFGGPAAHIAMMRDEIVRRRRWVTDQEFLDLLGAANLIPGPSSTELAIFLGYRRIGIVGLLLAGVCFILPAMLLVLSIAWVYVRVGATPQAQWLLYGIKPVIVAIIVQALWALGKTAVKSLPLAVIGGAVLALYIAGANAIALLVGSGIGYLALQQRFRSSAFVALPVPVSTALLQQPVPSGAGPVGLVLLFFSFLKLGAVVFGSGYVLLAFLRSEFVSGLRWLTDQQILDAVAVGQFTPGPVFTTATFLGYLLAGLPGAVLATIGIFLPGFLLVGLIYPLVPRVRGSGWARAFLDGVNVAAIGLMIGVTWDLGRASLVDPVTVGLALAAAAVLIRFRVNSAWLVASGGGVGVVSHLLFLGH
- a CDS encoding LLM class flavin-dependent oxidoreductase, with product MKFDYYVLNTYVPSVDGDGPDIYAKWLEQVVMAEDLGFECAWFTEHHFGRFGGMLPSPGLLISSLAQRTVRMRLGTAVVLLPVHHPVHVAEELAELDILTAGRLNVGVGRGMASQPYRVFGTDPALAQEKLEEQVEILLGAWTTTPFRWLGKYYQVPDPITVRPTPLQKPHPPLWMPASSDVEHARWIGRHGANLMTLPWLQGFDVTRRVIDAYRAGLSEGGVGTRERQVLSYLPIYVGATERAAAEESERFWRGFSEVADEERGRPAPNPMSFAHLVAESRLIFGDSVHCRDHIARIAAELSVDRLALMFHFGGMPQPLALASMRRFASEVAPAFSGSSSES
- a CDS encoding diguanylate cyclase; amino-acid sequence: MSDELWRQILLLCGEGVVIVAALLLMFHLRALFGLVPVYIAVATIYQLANLTASSVYIQIRPDLVLSPGSVVIFPAVLVVVLLLYIREDAEEARKLIYGLLAGDLVAALLGLLIAQHFHSSLFVNPQAVPMGVFLQQPRILIVGTLALFADTVLIILVYESLSRTVFRSMFVQISASLVIVLLFDTVLFVTGTFVETPSYVPILVSDAIGKAAAGVFYAVPVTLYVRHFEPAARSAATIRLSLVDLFERLTYRQRYEALRVELTRDWLTGVYNRAFFDDTSELLAAGSRRSGRPFAILMIDVDDFKQINDTFGHRTGDRVLQSVAASIRANCRPSDLVCRYGGEEFTVLLPDANLADGISIAGRLGPAVTSALANDDERWVARPVTVTVGIACFPADASTVEEVLQIADRRMYEGKQLGRNRIVPERPVTAPTAQREIDQIHGDATQPKPHH
- a CDS encoding globin, with translation MFPIDEIQAVYGAIGDEGFRALVEAFYRRVENDPLLRQIFPADLAEGRERQYLFLRQYFGGPAEYSARYGHPQLRRRHLPFAITRAARDVWLGHMLAAIDEVAIPEPHASLMRRYFERFSLDMINRDDAGAVAPLTAGPAMIGVLGRNHQGDRIE
- a CDS encoding transporter substrate-binding domain-containing protein, producing MKWIAAATVLLFVLIPAQIHAQSQPQTLRVATRVVKPFVYEEGGSLTGFSIDLWQEIAGQLGARTEYITKPTVNDLLEATQDGEADLAISAISITEDRERAWDFSQPMFDAGLQILVPQQGHAAGGVLRIVDAIFTPEFLAILAFVVAGVLVSGNIVWFFERRREDGVFSGRRYFPAIFDAIFWSISALATQAELWPKSAVARVVSALWMFVAVVFIAYFTASVTSSLTVSQLRTDIQGPDDLPGKRVATVAGSTSAEYLKLHNITASEFATVDEAIQTLERGDAEAIVYDAPILQYYASHEGNGKVQVAGSVFRKESYGILFPNASPLRKPVNEALLRLRENGTYDRLLTRWFGGEGGKPSS
- a CDS encoding cupin domain-containing protein; the protein is MELQTDNASQENGARQPSGIPTEAPRESYSSWLVQEGVPVHTGLFVQDVRRVELGPWARLGGEGAYLRLRGAEDQTGSYVCEIPARGTLQPEVHLFEAVVYILSGHGCTEFWRTGEQRRVVEWQPDSMLVLPLSVWHRFVNLSDEPARYFAVTNAPLIINLFQSTEFVYGERFAFRDRYMSEADYFSTAPRPAQLPYGEIVYQNNFIPDFKAISLDLPPAGASRGEGFARRYLRLGRNRMLTFAAEYPVGTYTTAHWHEGGVQIYIAQGQGFTLMWPPELGWHPWADGKADRVARVDFTEGTVYSPPSGWWHQHFNTGNVPVRYIPTGPGLPATRADGRALVYTSVREEGGHQLDYDLEDPQVRVLYNEAIAAREAS
- a CDS encoding Rieske 2Fe-2S domain-containing protein yields the protein MLTREENDLLTRVGPGTPMGDLLRRYWQPVCVAGELTADHPVKRVQVLGEELVAFRDSTGRYGLLGEHCSHRGTSLYYGFLEDGGLRCPYHGWLYDASGRCIEQPFEPAQSMMKHTIRHPAYPVETLGGLLFAYMGPPETKPLLPRWDVLVWEDGQRTIRLQETLECNWLQAQENSADVTHTYFLHAHTLKLRGLKGGDYFYRPFEQYGFQPFEFGLIKTWRYAADGRLSAEVGGGNPLIFPNILRQQSGAWHNMHWRVPIDDTRTNIIVVNFRRNVDGHREEQPEFPPVEFTPETLPNGEYAMDSFFGQDKMAWETQGRIVDRSAEHIGASDHGIALVRRMLLEQIKVVQQGGDPMGTIRDPERNRIVELPGWFVMDSQDILEGRSATGRELVSSDGVFDDRYVAYDVPVGAARVPRAGS
- a CDS encoding isochorismatase family protein — its product is MRDWETQLTSADRELYQRNLYGARQQFRSRPALLVVDVTRSFVGSGRMPILEAVEEYPTSCGERGWDALPRIRDLLDSARRAHIPIIYTRAADFLRPFAASTTKSVNPEAQYTDEHAQDFPELIAPRASDLVIDKAKASAFFGTPLEICLRHMGVDSLLVAGTTTSGCVRASVVDAHSFGFTVFVVEECCFDRFESAHRANLFDMNAKYATVIGLREAIEYLDTVLERA
- a CDS encoding UbiD family decarboxylase, which gives rise to MLQTTHVAPYSDLREFIAALDAHGKLYRVDRAIDKDRELHPLVRWQYRGGIPEGERRAFLFRNVVDATGRRYRGSVLVGGLAGSSEIYAIGLQCRPDEVADRWNAAMSRPIAPELAPSGPVQEEVHAGDGLLGHGGLLEFPVPISTPGYDIGAYITAGHWVTKDPDTGQRNVGNYRGLIKGPSLCGLFVGNPQDLARHWEKCRKRGAPLEVAVVVGAVPALSYTAAQKVPPDMDELSLAGGLMGEPIPIVKCQTVDLEVPATAEIVLEGRVSTEYLEEEGPFGESMGYVDLRTLSPFMELTAVTHRRDPVWVSILSQVTPSESSKIKGMSMPTLIHRYLTNRLPRAGVLEVSLMEPLVNLRPYVVVRMQKQTDDDPWDVLTAILDYGDRVGKFVVAVDEDINPHDPVAVTWAITHRSQPHRDVRIVKDRPFGATPIGTVLSHPSSRYDSQESSLLIDATRKADFPPVSLPKREYMERAREIWDELGLPQVSPEPPWHGYSLGLWPEELDEEAARAAAGAHEQVAQELRSTRVRLAPDQTLADARRAWARTHQGRAG